The sequence below is a genomic window from Sphingobacterium sp. ML3W.
TATGGCAATTGGTTTTGGAGAGGGGGGCGATCAAGTATCACCTTTGGGAAGAGCAGTAATCGGTGGGTTAATCGCTTCTACGTTTTCTGTTTTGATCATCTTACCATTAGTATTTGCTTGGATACTGGGTAAAAGTAAAGTTCAGTCACCATCCCTAGACCCAGAGGATGAAAATAGTGTGCATTTTAACAATTAGAATAAAAAAATGAAAAACTTAATATATATAACAGCAGCATCGGCACTTATTTTCATGTCTTGTACTGACGCTAAGAAAGAGCAAAAAGGAGAAAAGAAGACCGAAATGGGAAATATGATGATGAATCCTTTTGAAACGGTTCTGATTAAAAAAACGAATCCATTGGTGATTTTGAAATTGGCCGGTGAGCTGCAGTCAGATCAAAGCACGGAGCTATTTGCCAAGATCAATAGTTACGTTAAAAATATACGAGTCGACATCGGTGATCGGGTATCTCAGGGACAAGTTTTGATGACTTTAGAAGCCCCAGAGATACAATCGCAGGTTGCTAATGCTAAAGCTAAATTCAAGGCACAGCAAGCAGTCTATCTTTCCACAAAGGCTACTTACGACCGCATGATTAAGGCGAATGAAACCCAAGGTGCTTTCGCTCGCGATGCTATGGATCAGATAACAGCTCGTAAATTGGCCGATGAGGCTCAATTGGCTGCTGCTGAATCTGCTTATAAGGAGCTCCAAAATATAGATGATTATCTGGTTATCCGAGCTCCTTTCGACGGTGTTATCACCGAAAGGAGTGTCGACCTAGGAGCTTATGTTGGTCCCATGGGTAATGCACCTTTATTGATCATTCAAAACATCCACAAAATGCGATTGAAACTTTCTATTCCGGAAGCGAATACACCCTATATTAAGCTTGGTGATACAATCGAGTTCTATGTAAGATCCCAACCTCAACATAAATACTTCGCTAAGGTGAGTCGAAAATCTGGAAGTCTCGATCTAAAATTACGTTCGGAAAAAGTAGAAGCTGATTTCATCAATATCAATCATGCGCTGAAACCTTTTATGATTGCTGAAGCACGAATTGCTCTACAAAATAATGAGGCGAC
It includes:
- a CDS encoding efflux RND transporter periplasmic adaptor subunit — encoded protein: MKNLIYITAASALIFMSCTDAKKEQKGEKKTEMGNMMMNPFETVLIKKTNPLVILKLAGELQSDQSTELFAKINSYVKNIRVDIGDRVSQGQVLMTLEAPEIQSQVANAKAKFKAQQAVYLSTKATYDRMIKANETQGAFARDAMDQITARKLADEAQLAAAESAYKELQNIDDYLVIRAPFDGVITERSVDLGAYVGPMGNAPLLIIQNIHKMRLKLSIPEANTPYIKLGDTIEFYVRSQPQHKYFAKVSRKSGSLDLKLRSEKVEADFININHALKPFMIAEARIALQNNEATFFVPKSAIVDSNLGIYIIAVAGGKSKKIPVSKGRIMTDMVEVLGELHENDVILKMGNEEIQDGTAIPNK